From the genome of Spinacia oleracea cultivar Varoflay chromosome 2, BTI_SOV_V1, whole genome shotgun sequence, one region includes:
- the LOC130467610 gene encoding protein ALP1-like encodes MIDEIVTHHLPNTFSPRGPRRQTRNDGEIRILANRNREEGHNRFFKDYCADFLGRSGNASLILEAVADQDLWIWHSFFGIPGSCNDLNVLYRSPVFDDVLQGTTPPINFQVNENEYNMGYYLRDGIFPNWATFIQGFTRPQLQKHKLFADRQAHVRKDVERAFGVLQARFAIIRQPSLDYDEDILSDIMKACLIMHNMIVEDERDMYVRADVLRR; translated from the exons ATGATTGACGAAATCGTCACTCATCAtttaccaaacacattttccCCTCGAGGTCCTAGACGTCAAACTAGGAATGATGGTGAAATTCGTATTCTAGCGAATAGAAACCGTGAAGAAGGGCATAACCGGTTTTTTAAGGATTACTGCGCGGATTTCCTG GGACGTAGCGGGAATGCTAGCCTCATTCTTGAAGCTGTTGCGGATCAAGATCTATGGATTTGGCATTCATTTTTTGGTATCCCTGGTTCATGCAATGACCTTAATGTTCTTTATCGTTCACCTGTGTTTGATGATGTTTTGCAAGGTACAACACCTCCTATAAATTTTCAGGTGAATGAAAATGAATACAACATGGGGTATTACCTAAGAGATGGTATTTTTCCAAATTGGGCTACGTTTATCCAAGGATTTACTCGTCCTCAACTTCAAAAGCATAAGCTATTTGCTGATAGACAAGCACATGTTCGGAAGGATGTTGAACGTGCGTTTGGAGTTTTACAAGCGAGGTTTGCCATTATACGACAACCTTCTCTTGATTACGATGAAGATATATTATCTGACATAATGAAAGCTTGTCTCATCATGCACAACATGATAGTTGAGGATGAACGAGACATGTATGTCCGAGCTGATGTGTTAAGAAGGTAA